Below is a window of Hydrogenimonas sp. SS33 DNA.
GAAGCCGATGGTGGTCGCCATATAGCTGACGAAGTAGAAGGCGTCGAAAAAGGTGAGGTGGTAGGTCTGGCCGTCGGGGGTCTGGCCGGGGATGAGCACCATCCCCAGAATGGAGATGGAGAAGGTGACCACCAGCACGTACATCGGGGTACGCATCCGCTTGATGATCAGAAAGAGCGAATTGTTCTGCAAAGCGCGTTACCTTTTGGATTTGAGCACGTCTCCGGTGAAGAGGACCACGGAAATGATGTTGGCCAGCAGCGCCCCGCCGGAGAAGGAGATGATGGCGGTGATCGTTTCGGTATTGAGGCCCGTCACATACTCACCCAGCGCCCAGATGGAGGCGGCACCGATGAGCTGGATATCCGCCACGAGGCTGGTGGCCAGCAGCACGGCGCCCAGCTGGGTCTTGTCGCCCAGTTTGTAGATAGTGGCGATCAGGTTGACGATGATGGCGGCGAAGAGTTCGTAGCGGTTGTGCTGCTCCAGAATCGTCGGGTCGCCGTAGAAGAAGCCGAAGTTGAGCGTCAATGCCAGAATGATGAAAAAACCCGAAATGACCTTTTCGAGATTCATGGTTTTCCTTCTTGAAAAATGATGATCGATTCTACTCTATTCCAACGAAAAATAGGATAAATTTTGGTTTTCCACATCTGGAAACAGCCACATTCTCACCTTCTCACCTTCTCACCTTCATGAAAAAATTTCAGCCTACATCCAGTATAATCGCCCAAAAAACTTGAAGGAAGACCATGCGAATCGTCAGCGGCATGCGCCCGACGGGCAAACTCCACCTCGGACACTACCTGGGCGTCCTGCAAAACTGGATACGGCTGCAAAACGACAACGACTGCCACTTCTTCGTCGCCGACTGGCACGCGCTTTCCACCAGTTACGAGGACAAACTCAACCTCCGCCTGCTCGGCAAGGAGCTGGTCAAGGA
It encodes the following:
- a CDS encoding DUF6394 family protein, with product MNLEKVISGFFIILALTLNFGFFYGDPTILEQHNRYELFAAIIVNLIATIYKLGDKTQLGAVLLATSLVADIQLIGAASIWALGEYVTGLNTETITAIISFSGGALLANIISVVLFTGDVLKSKR